The following coding sequences lie in one Lacerta agilis isolate rLacAgi1 chromosome 4, rLacAgi1.pri, whole genome shotgun sequence genomic window:
- the ZBED1 gene encoding zinc finger BED domain-containing protein 1 isoform X1 → MSEEPKGWDCGQEAMENKSLETSPSDLKLVAHPRAKSKVWKYFGFDTNAEGCIMQWKKIYCRICMAQIAYSGNTSNLSYHLEKNHPDEFCEFVKSNTEQMREAFATAFSKLKPESSQQVVQDTLIMKAGHSYENKKHQELTLAVISLICEGLYPPSIVDEPTFKNLLRTADPRYELPCRKYFCTKAIPEKYMAVRDVVLKELTDIPWCGISSDMWRSGNQNRSYVTLSVHFLSNGASSCLAINSRCLKTFEVPEENTAETITRVLYEIFIEWGISTKVFGATTDYGKDIVKACSLLDIPVQMPCLGQTFNAGIQQAFQLPKLCGFLSRCRKLVEYFQQSSVAMCMLSEKQKQQNTPPCMLVSDRVSWWGSTLAMLQRLKEQQFVIAAVLVEDSNNHHLMLEASEWNTIEGLVDLLQPFKQVAEMMSASKYPTISMVKPLLHMLLNTTLNIKENDLKEISMAKEVIAKELSTTYQHAPDIDMFLNVATFLDPRYKKLPFLSAFERLQVENRVVEDAKSLLEEVKENTLRPEEKFFALSEEPPVKKMVISSTPPPTSAINNMLAEIFCQTGGAEDQEEWHAQIIEELSNFKSQKVLGLNEDPLKWWSDRLALFPVLPKVLQKYWCIVATRVFPERLFGSSANMVSAKRNLLAPAHVDEQIFLYENSRNGSEAEPEEEDEGEWGLDQEHITSLSDSTNVNSSFFNMRDSGFM, encoded by the coding sequence ATGAGTGAAGAACCAAAAGGTTGGGACTGTGGCCAAGAAGCAATGGAGAATAAAAGTTTGGAAACTTCCCCGTCAGACCTAAAGTTAGTGGCCCACCCAAGAGCAAAGAGCAAAGTTTGGAAGTACTTTGGCTTTGATACCAATGCGGAAGGATGTATAATGCAGTGGAAGAAAATCTACTGCCGCATTTGCATGGCACAGATAGCCTATTCAGGAAACACGTCCAACCTCTCTTACCACCTTGAAAAGAATCATCCAGATGAGTTTTGCGAGTTTGTGAAAAGCAACACGGAGCAAATGAGGGAGGCCTTTGCCACGGCGTTTTCAAAACTGAAGCCAGAATCGTCTCAGCAGGTTGTTCAGGACACCTTAATTATGAAGGCAGGTCACAGTTACGAGAATAAAAAGCACCAAGAGCTAACATTGGCAGTGATTAGCTTAATATGTGAGGGGTTATATCCTCCTTCCATTGTAGATGAGCCGACCTTCAAGAACCTTTTAAGAACGGCCGACCCCAGATATGAACTTCCTTGTAGAAAGTATTTCTGCACAAAAGCGATTCCTGAAAAATATATGGCTGTTAGGGATGTTGTGCTAAAAGAACTGACTGATATCCCATGGTGCGGCATATCCTCTGACATGTGGAGAAGTGGGAACCAGAACAGATCCTACGTAACACTGTCAGTTCATTTTCTCAGCAATGGCGCTTCCAGCTGCCTGGCTATTAATTCCCGGTGTTTAAAAACATTTGAAGTGCCCGAGGAAAACACCGCAGAGACTATTACGCGAGTACTTTATGAGATATTCATTGAATGGGGGATCAGTACAAAAGTTTTTGGTGCTACAACAGATTATGGGAAAGACATTGTGAAAGCTTGCTCTCTTCTCGACATTCCAGTGCAGATGCCTTGCTTAGGGCAAACTTTTAATGCAGGTATACAGCAAGCTTTTCAGCTTCCTAAGCTGTGTGGTTTCCTGTCGAGGTGTCGGAAGCTGGTGGAATATTTTCAGCAGTCTTCCGTAGCCATGTGCATGTTGAGCGAGAAGCAAAAGCAGCAGAACACTCCACCCTGCATGCTTGTGAGCGACCGTGTTTCCTGGTGGGGAAGCACCCTTGCCATGCTGCAGCGACTCAAGGAGCAGCAGTTCGTAATTGCCGCAGTTCTTGTGGAGGACAGCAATAATCACCACCTGATGTTGGAAGCCAGTGAGTGGAATACAATTGAAGGCTTGGTGGACTTGCTCCAGCCATTCAAGCAGGTTGCCGAAATGATGTCTGCTTCTAAATACCCAACAATAAGTATGGTGAAGCCTCTCCTTCACATGCTGCTGAACACAACACTAAACATCAAAGAAAATGACTTGAAAGAAATCAGTATGGCAAAGGAAGTGATAGCCAAAGAATTGTCCACAACATACCAGCATGCGCCCGATATAGACATGTTTCTCAACGTTGCAACTTTCCTGGACCCCAGGTACAAGAAACTTCCATTTCTTTCAGCATTTGAGAGACTGCAGGTTGAAAACAGAGTGGTAGAGGACGCAAAAAGTCTCCTAGAGGAAGTAAAGGAGAACACATTGAGGCCTGAAGAAAAGTTTTTTGCATTGTCTGAAGAGCCACCAGTGAAAAAAATGGTAATTTCCTCTACCCCTCCTCCCACTAGTGCCATCAATAACATGCTTGCAGAGATATTTTGCCAGACAGGGGGTGCTGAAGACCAAGAGGAGTGGCATGCTCAGATTATTGAGGAGCTGAGTAATTTCAAATCGCAGAAAGTTCTTGGACTAAATGAAGATCCACTCAAGTGGTGGTCTGACAGGCTAGCTTTATTTCCTGTTTTGCCAAAGGTACTTCAGAAATACTGGTGTATTGTGGCCACAAGGGTTTTCCCCGAACGTCTCTTTGGTTCCTCTGCAAACATGGTTAGTGCTAAGAGAAATCTGTTAGCCCCGGCCCATGTAGACGAACAAATCTTTTTGTATGAGAACTCTCGCAATGGGTCAGAAGCTGAGCCAGAGGAAGAAGATGAAGGTGAATGGGGCTTGGATCAAGAGCACATCACGAGTCTAAGTGACTCCACAAATGTAAACAGCAGTTTCTTTAATATGCGAGACAGTGGCTTCATGTAG